A single Balaenoptera ricei isolate mBalRic1 chromosome 13, mBalRic1.hap2, whole genome shotgun sequence DNA region contains:
- the LOC132377007 gene encoding SNRPN upstream reading frame protein-like has translation MERARDRLHLRWTTEQHVPEVEVQVKWRRTASLNNQECHLYPQRSQQQQQIPVVDFQVELRQAFLAEIPRGG, from the coding sequence ATGGAGCGGGCCAGAGACCGTTTACACCTGAGATGGACCACAGAACAGCACGTGCCAGAGGTAGAAGTCCAAGTCAAATGGAGAAGAACAGCCTCACTGAACAACCAGGAGTGTCACCTGTACCCACAGCGatctcagcagcagcagcaaatacCTGTGGTGGATTTCCAGGTGGAACTGAGACAGGCATTCTTAGCTGAGATACCAAGAGGTGGCTAA